In a genomic window of Alphaproteobacteria bacterium:
- a CDS encoding NAD(P)/FAD-dependent oxidoreductase yields MKTADVIIIGAGAAGLMCAGEAAARGRTVRVIEHTGKIGEKIRISGGGRCNFTNLHSGPENFISQNPHFCKSALSRFTPQDFIEIVKHHGIAFHEKPYEDYADQTARGQLFCDGSSKQIIDMLISRCIDNGAVIEIQTKIKSISKNGKTFHLKTDQGEFESASLVIASGGLSIPKIGASNFGYEQAKKFGLEIVPPRAALVPLTFDQKTLERTAPLSGLSIDARVSYEKTSFREGLLFTHRGLSGPSILQISTYWEEGKAITVDLIPEKDALDFLKTARKNSPKQKLRTILSDLLPQRLAHLLAEESGHDERMADLSDPKLAEISALVKNWSVLPAGTEGYRTAEVTLGGVDTSAISSKTFEAKKIPGLYFIGEVLDVTGHLGGHNFQWAWASGWCAGQEV; encoded by the coding sequence ATGAAAACGGCGGATGTCATAATTATAGGGGCAGGGGCGGCGGGCCTCATGTGCGCGGGTGAGGCGGCGGCAAGAGGCCGCACCGTCAGGGTCATCGAGCATACAGGTAAAATTGGTGAAAAAATCCGCATTTCGGGAGGAGGGCGCTGCAACTTTACAAACCTCCACAGCGGCCCGGAAAATTTTATTTCTCAAAACCCCCATTTCTGCAAATCGGCCCTCAGCCGCTTCACGCCGCAGGATTTTATCGAGATCGTAAAACACCACGGCATCGCCTTCCACGAAAAACCCTATGAGGATTACGCCGACCAAACCGCCCGCGGCCAGCTTTTTTGCGACGGCTCCAGCAAACAGATCATAGATATGCTCATCAGCCGCTGTATCGACAACGGCGCAGTCATCGAAATTCAGACCAAAATCAAATCCATAAGCAAGAACGGCAAAACCTTCCACCTTAAAACCGATCAGGGCGAATTCGAAAGCGCGTCTCTGGTGATCGCCAGCGGCGGCCTTTCCATTCCTAAAATCGGCGCAAGCAACTTTGGGTATGAGCAGGCTAAAAAATTCGGGTTGGAAATCGTCCCACCCCGCGCGGCGCTGGTGCCGCTGACCTTCGATCAAAAAACATTGGAACGCACCGCGCCGCTCTCCGGTCTTTCGATAGATGCAAGGGTATCGTACGAAAAAACATCGTTCCGCGAAGGCTTGCTCTTTACCCATCGCGGCCTCTCCGGCCCTTCGATTTTGCAGATTTCTACTTACTGGGAGGAGGGAAAAGCCATCACCGTCGATCTGATTCCTGAAAAAGACGCCCTTGATTTTCTGAAAACGGCGCGGAAAAATTCCCCGAAGCAAAAACTACGGACAATTCTGTCCGACCTTCTGCCGCAACGCCTCGCACATCTTCTGGCCGAAGAAAGCGGCCACGATGAACGGATGGCTGATCTTTCGGATCCGAAGCTTGCGGAAATATCGGCGCTCGTCAAAAATTGGAGCGTTCTTCCCGCTGGCACCGAAGGATACCGGACGGCGGAGGTAACCCTGGGCGGTGTTGACACCAGCGCGATCTCCTCGAAAACATTCGAGGCGAAAAAAATTCCGGGTCTTTATTTCATCGGCGAGGTTCTGGATGTCACCGGCCATCTGGGTGGCCATAATTTCCAGTGGGCATGGGCATCGGGCTGGTGCGCCGGACAGGAAGTCTAA
- a CDS encoding rRNA pseudouridine synthase, producing the protein MTKEKSVRLDRLLSNLGYGSRKEMTMAVKNGWVDVDGQRMTDPGFSVAPEMVREGRVLLDGEKLDPLPPLNIMLNKPAGVTSSHKDPGKVVYDLLPERFARRSPKLSIAGRLDKDSTGLVILTDDGDLLHRITHPRRHAKKHYRVTLRDPLKGNEAEIFARGDMMLGGEDKPLRPAQWTPEGKKAGVMILEEGRNRQIRRMFEKLGNEVVTLHRFQVGTLTLGELAEAEWRGLTEADLEKLTS; encoded by the coding sequence ATGACAAAGGAAAAATCAGTGCGGCTGGACCGCCTTCTCTCCAATCTCGGCTACGGCAGCCGCAAGGAAATGACCATGGCCGTCAAGAACGGCTGGGTCGATGTGGACGGGCAGCGCATGACCGACCCCGGCTTTTCCGTGGCGCCGGAAATGGTCCGCGAAGGCCGCGTCCTGCTGGACGGTGAAAAGCTTGACCCCCTGCCGCCTTTGAACATCATGCTCAACAAGCCCGCGGGCGTGACCAGCTCGCATAAAGACCCCGGCAAGGTGGTTTATGATCTGCTGCCCGAACGCTTCGCCCGCCGCAGCCCCAAGCTCTCCATCGCCGGACGGCTGGATAAGGACAGCACCGGGCTGGTGATCCTGACCGACGACGGCGACCTGCTCCACCGCATCACCCACCCGCGCCGCCACGCAAAGAAGCATTATCGCGTGACCCTGCGCGACCCGCTGAAGGGCAACGAGGCGGAGATTTTCGCACGCGGCGATATGATGCTGGGCGGGGAGGATAAACCCCTCAGACCCGCGCAATGGACGCCGGAAGGCAAAAAGGCGGGCGTCATGATTCTGGAGGAGGGCCGTAACAGGCAAATCCGCCGGATGTTCGAAAAACTCGGCAACGAGGTGGTCACCCTCCACCGCTTTCAGGTCGGAACCCTCACCCTCGGCGAACTCGCAGAGGCAGAGTGGCGGGGCTTAACCGAGGCTGATTTGGAAAAACTGACAAGTTAG
- the rlmB gene encoding 23S rRNA (guanosine(2251)-2'-O)-methyltransferase RlmB yields MKKDTRFKPQKNRPSEHKLKRKPTLYGFHAVREAWLNPERVIEALYLTPQAAGGFAATLAEAREKKLKRPEPETVDKALIDKSLPYGSVHQGVALCAAPLEEHDLIDLLIAARGRPRTVLVMLDQVTDPHNLGAILRSACVFGLNGLIQQKKHAPELDAVVAKTACGAVEHLPIVNATNLSRAMEELKEDGFWVVGLDERGEKDIGESLPTTRGDSAKIVLVLGSEGEGIRRLIRENCDVLCRLPASGPIQSLNVSNAAAVAFYAVSRI; encoded by the coding sequence ATGAAAAAAGATACACGCTTTAAGCCTCAAAAGAACCGACCGTCTGAGCATAAACTCAAGCGCAAGCCTACGCTTTATGGGTTTCATGCCGTGCGGGAGGCGTGGCTGAACCCTGAGCGGGTGATCGAGGCGTTATACCTCACGCCACAGGCGGCGGGCGGGTTTGCGGCCACGCTGGCCGAGGCGAGGGAGAAGAAGCTGAAGCGGCCGGAGCCGGAAACGGTGGACAAAGCCCTGATCGATAAGTCCCTGCCTTACGGGTCGGTGCATCAGGGGGTGGCTTTATGCGCCGCGCCTCTAGAGGAACACGACCTTATTGATTTGTTGATCGCGGCGCGGGGGCGGCCACGCACGGTTCTGGTGATGCTGGACCAGGTGACTGACCCGCATAATCTGGGGGCTATCCTGCGGAGCGCCTGCGTGTTCGGCCTGAACGGTCTGATTCAGCAGAAAAAGCACGCGCCGGAGCTGGATGCCGTGGTGGCCAAAACGGCCTGCGGGGCGGTGGAGCATCTTCCGATCGTTAATGCCACGAATCTGTCGCGGGCGATGGAGGAACTCAAAGAAGACGGCTTCTGGGTCGTCGGGCTGGATGAGCGGGGCGAGAAGGACATCGGCGAATCACTGCCGACGACACGCGGTGATTCGGCCAAAATCGTGCTGGTTCTGGGGTCCGAGGGCGAGGGAATCCGGCGCCTGATTCGTGAAAACTGCGATGTTTTATGCCGTTTGCCGGCCTCCGGACCCATCCAGAGCCTTAATGTTTCGAACGCGGCGGCGGTGGCTTTCTACGCGGTTTCCAGAATATAA
- a CDS encoding DUF3768 domain-containing protein: protein MMPIFGKPDVPCRICMTSGIMALSPEDQIIIVAKVRAYDDFTEDNDPHGEHDFGSFKHNGLSIFWKIDYYDLNLKYGSDDPADVTQTIRVLTIMLAEEY, encoded by the coding sequence ATGATGCCCATTTTTGGTAAACCCGACGTGCCGTGCCGCATCTGCATGACAAGCGGCATTATGGCGCTCTCGCCCGAAGACCAGATCATCATTGTCGCAAAAGTACGGGCCTATGATGACTTTACCGAGGACAATGATCCGCACGGCGAACATGATTTTGGGAGCTTCAAGCACAATGGTCTGAGCATCTTCTGGAAGATCGACTATTACGATCTCAACCTGAAATACGGCAGCGATGATCCGGCGGATGTTACACAAACCATCCGTGTCTTGACGATCATGCTGGCCGAAGAATATTGA
- a CDS encoding helix-turn-helix transcriptional regulator, which produces MSGIIEQLKSARRQQGMKQSELGEKLGLPQSHVSKIEQGANDPRLSTVTDMARVLDQELVLIPRQMVSVVRSLLKGEGEDERRFQPDEGEDS; this is translated from the coding sequence ATGAGCGGTATCATAGAACAGCTAAAATCCGCCCGCCGGCAGCAGGGCATGAAGCAATCAGAGCTTGGAGAGAAGCTCGGCTTGCCCCAAAGCCATGTCTCAAAAATTGAGCAGGGAGCGAACGATCCACGCCTATCGACCGTCACGGACATGGCACGGGTACTGGATCAGGAATTGGTACTGATCCCGCGCCAGATGGTTTCCGTTGTCCGTTCATTGCTGAAAGGTGAAGGGGAGGATGAACGCCGTTTCCAGCCTGATGAGGGAGAAGATTCATGA
- a CDS encoding type II toxin-antitoxin system HipA family toxin codes for MTSLLRVSLNDDPIGTLTLLPSGGVFFAFDEAYLNAANRPVLSQSFFRPSGEIIPESKSSAGKLPPFFSNLLPEGHMRDYLAQRGGIKPSNEFKLIELLGQDLSGAVILTPLEGVPVDVPSPEEAEASKNLHPLRFSLAGVQLKFSAIAERRGGLTIPASGMGGDWIVKLPAQNYAHVPENEYAIMDLAARIGIPVPETKLVPLAEIINLPEMGILAGKRALAVKRFDRTPSGKRIHIEDFAQVYNIAPDKKYEGVSYGSLAGMVWTLTGEAGLTDFIRRLTFCIVTGNGDMHLKNWSFIYEDGRTPTFAPAYDLLSTIPYIPQDGLALKLSDTKDMKLIGMEHFRKLVKKAGVPEHIVLQTVRDTEDATRTAWAEHGKHYDLPADISDSIQKHMDDADISD; via the coding sequence ATGACCAGTCTTTTGCGCGTCAGTCTGAATGACGATCCTATTGGAACGCTGACCTTGTTGCCCAGCGGCGGCGTGTTCTTTGCTTTTGATGAAGCCTATTTGAACGCTGCCAACCGCCCCGTTTTAAGCCAGTCTTTTTTCCGGCCATCCGGGGAAATTATCCCTGAAAGCAAATCTTCGGCTGGAAAATTGCCGCCGTTCTTTTCTAACCTGTTGCCCGAAGGTCATATGCGGGACTATCTGGCGCAGCGCGGTGGGATCAAGCCTTCTAACGAATTTAAGCTGATTGAGCTACTGGGTCAGGACCTGTCCGGAGCGGTGATCCTCACCCCATTGGAAGGGGTTCCTGTTGATGTGCCATCGCCAGAAGAAGCAGAGGCCAGTAAAAACCTTCACCCTTTAAGGTTCTCTCTGGCAGGGGTTCAGCTTAAATTCTCCGCGATAGCAGAGCGGCGCGGAGGTTTGACCATTCCCGCCAGCGGTATGGGGGGTGACTGGATTGTTAAACTTCCAGCCCAGAATTACGCCCATGTGCCTGAGAATGAATATGCCATCATGGACTTGGCAGCGCGTATCGGTATCCCCGTGCCAGAAACAAAGTTAGTGCCTTTGGCTGAGATTATCAATCTGCCAGAAATGGGTATTCTGGCAGGGAAACGGGCATTGGCTGTCAAGCGCTTTGACCGTACCCCCAGTGGGAAACGCATCCATATAGAAGATTTTGCCCAAGTTTATAATATTGCCCCTGATAAAAAATATGAAGGGGTGAGTTACGGCAGCCTTGCAGGGATGGTCTGGACGCTCACAGGCGAAGCAGGTCTGACGGATTTTATCCGCCGCCTGACATTCTGCATTGTCACGGGCAACGGCGATATGCACCTGAAAAACTGGTCTTTCATTTATGAAGACGGCAGAACCCCGACATTCGCCCCTGCCTACGATCTGCTTTCGACCATTCCATATATCCCGCAAGACGGTCTGGCGCTTAAATTGTCCGATACCAAGGACATGAAGTTAATCGGCATGGAGCATTTTAGAAAGCTGGTGAAGAAAGCCGGAGTGCCTGAGCATATTGTACTACAGACCGTGCGTGACACCGAGGACGCAACTCGCACGGCATGGGCAGAGCATGGCAAGCACTACGATCTTCCCGCAGACATCAGTGACAGTATTCAGAAGCACATGGATGATGCGGACATCAGCGACTAA
- a CDS encoding copper-translocating P-type ATPase, which yields MNEQKPHCCHSEHKHKAIESSLPVDGEGVIYICPMHPQVRQEGPGTCPICGMALEPEMVTGEKAENHELTDMTRRFWFGLIVTLPVFFLEMGAHFMDWHFLMGSRSNWVQFALATPVVLWAGMPFFERGWSSLVTRNLNMFTLIAIGTGIAWVYSVVGTLLPQLFPSDFQRPDGSVPVYFEAAAVITVLVLLGQVLELRAREKTGDAIRALLNLSPKAARRINKDGTEEDIPVEDVKAGDNLRVRPGEAVPVDGVIIEGRSAVDESMVTGESMPVMKEKDIAVIGGTMNQTGSFIMVAKHVGKETMLARIVHMVAEAQRSRAPIQRLADLVASWFVPAVILIAVLAFVLWLLVGPSPAFSYALIAAVSVLIIACPCALGLATPMSIMVGVGRGARAGVLIKNAESLERMEKVDTLLVDKTGTLTEGKPKVTKIVAKEGYAEDQLLSWAASLEQGSEHPLANAIVAAAKEKGIILQPASEFDSPTGKGVVGKIEGQSIALGNSKLMDDLKIDVSTLKSKADELRTSGATVIFMAAGSQPAGLLAIADPIKATTPDAIKALQKARIRVIMLTGDNKTTAQAVAQQLGITDVEAEILPEDKARIVKKFQNEGSVVAMAGDGTNDAPALALADIGIAMGTGTDVAMESAGVTLLKGDLMGITKAHKLSKAVMSNIRQNLFFAFVYNFAGVPIAAGILYPFYGILLSPEIAAGAMALSSVSVIGNALRLKLIKI from the coding sequence ATGAATGAGCAAAAACCGCATTGTTGCCACAGCGAGCATAAACATAAAGCCATAGAATCCTCCCTTCCTGTTGATGGTGAGGGTGTTATCTATATATGTCCGATGCATCCCCAAGTCCGTCAAGAGGGACCCGGAACCTGTCCTATTTGCGGTATGGCTCTTGAGCCTGAAATGGTCACAGGTGAGAAGGCAGAAAACCACGAACTAACGGACATGACGCGCCGCTTCTGGTTTGGGTTGATCGTCACGCTCCCTGTGTTTTTTCTGGAAATGGGCGCACATTTCATGGATTGGCATTTCCTCATGGGAAGTAGGTCAAACTGGGTTCAGTTTGCACTGGCAACGCCTGTTGTTTTATGGGCGGGTATGCCTTTTTTTGAGCGTGGTTGGTCATCCCTTGTCACGCGCAATTTGAATATGTTTACCCTGATTGCCATTGGTACGGGCATTGCTTGGGTTTACAGCGTTGTTGGCACACTCCTGCCACAACTCTTTCCGTCCGATTTTCAAAGGCCGGATGGCTCTGTTCCGGTTTATTTTGAAGCCGCAGCGGTTATCACAGTCCTTGTGCTTTTGGGTCAGGTTTTGGAGCTTCGGGCGCGGGAAAAGACAGGGGATGCTATTCGCGCCCTATTGAACTTGTCCCCGAAAGCCGCGCGGCGTATCAACAAAGATGGAACCGAAGAAGACATCCCAGTCGAAGATGTAAAGGCCGGAGATAATTTGCGGGTGCGTCCGGGCGAGGCTGTTCCGGTTGATGGCGTCATCATTGAAGGGCGCAGTGCGGTTGATGAGTCCATGGTCACAGGTGAATCCATGCCTGTGATGAAGGAAAAGGACATTGCCGTTATTGGTGGCACCATGAACCAGACGGGCAGCTTCATTATGGTGGCAAAACACGTTGGCAAAGAAACCATGCTGGCGCGGATCGTTCACATGGTTGCCGAAGCGCAGCGCAGCCGCGCACCGATTCAACGTTTGGCTGATCTTGTGGCGTCATGGTTTGTGCCTGCTGTCATCTTGATTGCTGTTTTAGCGTTTGTGCTATGGCTGCTTGTCGGCCCCTCTCCTGCGTTCAGTTATGCCCTGATTGCGGCGGTGAGTGTTCTCATCATTGCTTGTCCTTGTGCGCTTGGGCTTGCGACGCCGATGTCCATCATGGTGGGTGTCGGGCGTGGGGCGCGGGCGGGTGTTCTTATCAAAAATGCTGAATCCTTAGAGCGTATGGAAAAGGTTGATACGCTTTTGGTGGATAAAACCGGAACGCTGACCGAGGGCAAACCTAAAGTAACCAAGATTGTTGCCAAGGAAGGCTATGCAGAGGATCAGCTTTTGTCATGGGCGGCATCGCTTGAACAAGGCAGTGAACATCCTTTAGCCAATGCGATTGTCGCGGCAGCGAAAGAAAAAGGGATTATCTTGCAACCTGCATCGGAATTTGACTCCCCCACAGGCAAGGGTGTTGTGGGCAAAATCGAAGGTCAATCCATTGCACTTGGAAACAGCAAACTTATGGATGATTTGAAGATTGATGTTTCCACTCTGAAATCAAAGGCCGACGAGTTAAGAACAAGTGGTGCGACCGTGATTTTTATGGCTGCTGGGTCTCAACCTGCTGGCCTTTTGGCGATTGCCGATCCGATCAAGGCAACAACGCCTGACGCTATCAAGGCTCTTCAAAAGGCTAGAATCCGTGTCATCATGCTTACAGGCGATAATAAAACGACAGCTCAAGCTGTGGCGCAGCAACTCGGCATTACGGATGTAGAGGCTGAAATCTTACCAGAAGATAAAGCCCGCATTGTCAAAAAATTCCAGAATGAAGGCTCTGTTGTTGCAATGGCGGGGGACGGCACGAACGATGCTCCTGCCCTTGCTTTGGCCGATATTGGCATAGCGATGGGAACGGGAACCGACGTAGCGATGGAAAGCGCAGGCGTGACTTTGCTCAAAGGCGATTTAATGGGCATCACAAAAGCCCATAAATTATCAAAAGCCGTGATGAGTAATATTCGCCAAAATCTGTTTTTTGCCTTCGTTTATAACTTTGCAGGTGTTCCGATAGCCGCTGGTATCCTGTATCCGTTTTATGGCATTTTACTCTCTCCAGAGATTGCTGCCGGAGCCATGGCCCTTAGTTCAGTCTCTGTCATCGGAAACGCGCTTCGCTTGAAGCTTATAAAAATTTGA
- a CDS encoding DUF2933 domain-containing protein, with protein MEHKENCKAKGFVKWYLSWRGVILTIILAAVSYYLLTVHLAHLALALPYLFLLACPLMHIFGHGHHNHKQDDKK; from the coding sequence ATGGAACACAAAGAAAACTGCAAAGCCAAAGGGTTTGTGAAGTGGTATCTGTCGTGGCGCGGTGTTATTTTGACGATAATCTTGGCTGCGGTAAGCTACTATTTGCTGACCGTTCATCTCGCGCATCTTGCTCTGGCCCTCCCTTACTTGTTCTTGCTTGCGTGTCCATTGATGCATATTTTTGGTCATGGTCATCACAATCACAAGCAAGATGATAAAAAATGA